The Duganella sp. BuS-21 sequence GCAATCTCACATTGTCTTCACCTATCTCTTTCTCACGCAAGAGAAAATGGCAATTGAAATGTAGAATGCCAACGCCTAAAATATGGGTTCCCGCTCGGTTGAACATCACACTTGCCTTCTCCGTGCAGCTATTTGGTCGACATCCGCTAACCAAAATGTATTCTGGCGTTTCAAAATCTTCATTTCTAATGCCAATCAGTTCTACGATAGATTTTCTAATTAGAGCATTACCTTCTTGAAAATCAGCACGTTGCTCAGCGAAGATATTATTGGTTTCGCTTTCGATAATTTTATCTAGCGGCTTAGCATGTGCAAACGCAGCGAAACCGAAGTAAAGAAGAATTATTTTATATAAATGTTTCATGAGACCCTCGCGTATCCCCCTCTGCCTTCTAGGCGGAGGGGAGTATAGTATTAGCAAGAACTACCGTTATGTAGTCTGTTTTCATCCATAGCGTCTTTTAAAAGTTCAGCTTCAGATTCACGACGAGTTGGATAGCGATCTCCAAAATTCATAAGATTATTGTATGCTCCACTCCAGTCTTTATTAATCACCTGCGTCCAAAAAGACGGTGTTTTAACTGCTAAATCTCCATATTGTAATGAAACGCTGAAAATTACTGTCTGCGCTTCTGTAGGCAAGTCATAGAAAGCCCCAATACCAACGCGACCATCGTAAGCCACCACAACCTTAGCTAAGGAGTCGGAGTGAACCGCTGAGTTCAGATTCATTACATCCACGAAATCTAATACTAATGGATGCGCTTGTTCATAGTCATATGCTGCCGTCCCTGTCTTACCAAGATAAGGTGATAAGGTATTTATCAAATCTTGGTCTATTCCCAATTTATTGAGGTCGGCGAGACTTCGTTGACCTAAGTCAAAGCCCGCCCCGATTGTCACCCCTGACTTGCTGTTATTTTTATCAGGAACGACTCCTTGAGTTGTATTTCCTTCCTTAGACTCAATGAAACTCCAGTCAATGTCCTGACCTGATGCTCCACATGGCGGTGGGTCAGAATTAGGGCCGCCACCGCCCCCTACAGTATTCGCGTATTCCCCATAAGATATTTCCGGATTATAATCCCATCCTGAATCTAGACGATGGCCCTCTACCACAACGGTATTCAACCCGTAACTCGGCAGGTTTGAGTCCCCGAACATATCCATGGAGAGGTAGTCTTGGTTCATGTACCAATATTCTTCGCTAGTTGTAAAATTATTTGTTGAAGGATCGTCTGCGGCCGCATTTGCTGTCCCGATAGTGGTGTTTTCCACCAGTAAACTTGAGATGCTTTTTGTACCGGCATTTTCCGACTGGAAAGTTTCTGATTTTAAAAAATTCTCAAGATAACTTTGTTCCACCGCTTGATAAGACTCTAGGTCAACGCGTAGCACTGGCTCAAGTTCAAATGACTCTATAAACATGATATCCCCCTAAAAACGGTCAAAGAGATTCGCCAAGATATCATCCATTAAAAGCGAGAATTCTATAAAATTGTCACAAAACACATATTTTTTGTTTTGTAAGATGCTTGGTTTGTACGGCGCTAATAGCGAAATGCGCTGACAACGAAATCTAGAGGCGCTCAGGCACTTCTCATCTTTTTGTGAAGCTATTTGTAGGCAGATGTCCAGAGCTACGATGCAGAGGCTCGCTCGGTCTCTGCGGGTAGCCGATGCGGCTGTTTCAGTCGCATCCATAAAGCAGCGTGTGGATGAATTGCCTGAGCCAGCGGCAGCGACCATGCCCTTGGTAGTAGTAGATGGATTCTCGGACTCCCTTGGGCGGGCAGATCGTTCCTATTTGGCCGGCATTGCTTCGACGCCTGATCTCTGCCGCTTGACACCTGTGGTTGGCACGAGAGCAGCTCTTTCCCGAGGCGCCAGGTAGATTGGCGCTGCTATAAGGGGTCGCGATCCCGTGATGCGGGCCTAGGCCAGCCGCTCAATCTTGACGGCCTCTACCTCTGAATAGCCATCAGGTGTCACCGCACTCAACACCGCTATAGCTTCGTCAAAGCGCCGCATCTGGCGCGACAGGTCCCCGCGCGCTACTTAGATCTATGAATCTTGCTTAAGCAACCCTTGCAGCCGCTGCATGTTTGCATGGGCCTCATGTTCTGCAACGCCGGGGAGGGCCACAAACATACCGCCTCGCTTACCCCGCAAGTATTCATTGGACGCCCACCATATATCGCGTGGCAGATGAATTTCTCGATCATACACACCTGGGGGCAGGATCTTCAACGCTTCGATGTAATCATGCGCGTGCTTCAACCCGTCAAAGCGTTCGGCCTGCTGAATCCCCGCTGGTAGCGATTTCCATTTCCGTTCGGCCTGCAACCTGCCAGAGCGGTCGCCGGTTATGCGCTGCCATACACGACTCAATGGGCCAATATGGCGCGCCTCCTGCGGCGCCGGCATCAACACCACGGCGTCGTCTATCCAGACAACGCTTGCGCATGATGGACAGCGGCCAACTGCTCCACTTTCCCCCGCCCACCAATTGCCGTTTTTATCATCTGACGAAACTGGAACATCATCATCAAAGTGAAGAGATGTGAATTCATAGCGTTTGAAGTACCCGGCGCAGGCCGGGCATTGGAGAAGATCTGGAGGCGCGATACGGGTCATGATGGCGAGTTTATCGCAAAGAATTGACGCTGCAGGTGGCCGCGCCGTCAGTCGCAGCCATAACGCAGCGTATGGATGAACTGCCTGAGCCATCGGCAACGACCGTTACCTTGGTAGTAGTAGATGCCCTCCCGGACTGCCTTGGTTGCGCAGAGAGTGCCGCCGTTGCCGGAGGGAGGACTGCGAATGACCGTATCTATTTCGTCCGTAGCGGCCTTGAGGCGGGCCAGCTCGATGTCACTTTGTTCCATGCCCATCCTTCCAACGTAACCACCTCAATCGTTTGACACCAGCGCATAAACGCAAATCCGACTCACGCGCAGTTCGCCAGTTTTACCTTTGCTCGATCGAACAGTAGGCGATCATGCGGGGAAGGACATATTGGATTTCCCCGCCCACATCGTAGCAATCGATGAGGCCAGCGTCTATAAGGGCTTGTGCCCCTTCAGGATCTTGGAGGGTCACGACCTGGTCATCGCTTTCAGGCTGAAGTTGCTGAACTGCCTCGGACCAAGCTTGCACGCCTACAAGCGTTAGCCGGGTCATAGCGGCCAGAGTCACCTTGGAGATTGTGACGACCTCCACTGGCCCCCTTGCATCCAGCCGATCTAGGCTCTCGGTAAGAATGCACGCCTGAACATCCGCGAAGGTCATCGGCAGGCCGTCGTCCCGCTCGACTTCCACACGATAGCCTCCGTCGCTCCACTCTGGTTCAATATTGCCTTTACGGCCGCGCCCTATGTACGCATGACTAGTCGCCTGCGCCATCAGATCGTGGATTTTAGCGATATCGTCGCCCGTCGCTGGCCGCCCATCTGGGCGCAAGTAAGAGATTCTGAACGCGCTAATCGGTGGGTAGATTTCGCCTGTGGTGTTCTTCTTATAGCTAATGGAAATTGCAGTCATGTCATGATCCTTGGAGGGATTGGCGGGTTCACTTCTGCACTTCAACGGTCACATTGGCCGCTGGTTTCAGTTTTGGCCTCGCCAACTCCACATCTCCAGCGCTCAGGCACATGAACTGCACCTCTGCCTTAGGGTAGTTACCCAGCAAGAAGGGAGGCTGAGCCTCGACCGTGTTGACCACCTGAAGCGACTTGCCTTGGCTGGTGCAGTAGGTGCCGGCCTCCTGAAACGCTTTCGCCTTCAATGTGCCGGAGCCAGAGAAGCCGGTAGCGGCCTGTCTACTGACCATGTAGGTGTCGGTGCCGATAGGGATAATGCCGGAGTTGCTCGCGCAGCCTGTGAGCACGACGCCCAGCGCAAAGAAGTAACTGTATTTCATTGATATACGCCCTTGTAGATTACAGGTTTTTGATAACGCGCTGGCGATACTAAGTATTCCTTAGTGTGGCGTCAATAAAAAACTCAGAATATCTTAGCCTTTAGGGGCTGCGAATGTCTGTGTTTGCCAAACGACTGAAAGAGGCGCGTACCCACGCTGGATTGTCGCAAGAGCGGTTGGGCGTGATGGCCGGTATCGATGAAATGTCATCTAGCGCCCGCATGAATCAGTACGAAAAGGCAAAGCATGAGCCGGACTACTCCATGGTGGAGAGGATCGCCAAAGTGCTGAACGTGCCAGAGTCATATTTTTACGCGAAGGATGACGAGGCTGCTTGGCTACAAGTCGTTTTCCATCGGCTGCCGAGTGAAGCGCGATACCAAGTGCTTCAGATCGTACGAGACTCAGTCAGCGATTCGGTGAAATAGATGCGTATCGCATCGCGCTGACGGGCACCGTGGTAGACTGCGTGTGATGCGCTTGGGTTGGGTAGAGAACCATTGCGACGATTTGACGGTATTTTTGGCGGTACGCGAAAATGTTCCCCTCCACATGAGCAAGGATTTATGCGGGCTGTAGGGCTTTATTCGATTCCGGCCCGGGGCACCAAGAATAAATCAATTTGTCGTACAGACACTCCAAACCCGCATGCCTGCCAGGCACAGCGGGTTTTTTGTTATGTTGCGACGGGCGATACCTGAAAGCAGTGCTTTCCGACAATGGCGGCCGGCGATCGGCATGTAACATTTGCTTACGCTAGAAACACTTTCTGCGTCACCGCATCTACTCCCGCGCTCGTTATATGGCTAAGCGCCACTCATGGCGACATACAGGAGAGAACAAAATGGAACATACCGCACGCACCCGCATTCATCCGATGGTGATCGCTGCCGCCGCTTCGGTGGCCCTGGTTAGCCTGGTTGGCGCAGCGTCGATTGCCGGCCTGCTGCCGAGCTCGCAGGCCAAGCAGAACGGCGATCAAGTTCCTGTCGCCGCAGTGACGGCGCCTGCGCCTGCGCCCGTAACTGCGGCCGCACCAGCACCGGAACCGCGCCGCGTGGTCGAGCATCGCACGGTGGTGCATCACACCAACGCACCGGCTCCACAACCGCAAGTGGCACAAACGCAGGCACCAGCACCAGCGCCAGCGCCCGCTCCAGCGCCGCAGAACAGCGCCCTCGGCATCGGTATCGGCGCCGTGGTTGGTGGCTTGATCGGCAACCAGGTGGGTAGCGGCAACGGCAAGAAACTGGCGACCGTCGCCGGCGCCATCGGTGGCGGCTATGCCGGCAACGAGATCGCCAAGCGCAATCAGCAACAACAGCAACAGCCACAGCAGTAATCAGCAAGCACGGACGACGGCGAGCACCACCTTTGTGGCGCTCGCCGTCCGCAATGCCTTAACCGTGAAAGCTGGGGCGCTTGGGTGAATACACGAAGTCCGGCACCAGGTAGCGCATCGCCATCGCAT is a genomic window containing:
- a CDS encoding pesticin C-terminus-like muramidase, which encodes MFIESFELEPVLRVDLESYQAVEQSYLENFLKSETFQSENAGTKSISSLLVENTTIGTANAAADDPSTNNFTTSEEYWYMNQDYLSMDMFGDSNLPSYGLNTVVVEGHRLDSGWDYNPEISYGEYANTVGGGGGPNSDPPPCGASGQDIDWSFIESKEGNTTQGVVPDKNNSKSGVTIGAGFDLGQRSLADLNKLGIDQDLINTLSPYLGKTGTAAYDYEQAHPLVLDFVDVMNLNSAVHSDSLAKVVVAYDGRVGIGAFYDLPTEAQTVIFSVSLQYGDLAVKTPSFWTQVINKDWSGAYNNLMNFGDRYPTRRESEAELLKDAMDENRLHNGSSC
- a CDS encoding helix-turn-helix domain-containing protein — its product is MSVFAKRLKEARTHAGLSQERLGVMAGIDEMSSSARMNQYEKAKHEPDYSMVERIAKVLNVPESYFYAKDDEAAWLQVVFHRLPSEARYQVLQIVRDSVSDSVK
- a CDS encoding glycine zipper 2TM domain-containing protein, translating into MEHTARTRIHPMVIAAAASVALVSLVGAASIAGLLPSSQAKQNGDQVPVAAVTAPAPAPVTAAAPAPEPRRVVEHRTVVHHTNAPAPQPQVAQTQAPAPAPAPAPAPQNSALGIGIGAVVGGLIGNQVGSGNGKKLATVAGAIGGGYAGNEIAKRNQQQQQQPQQ